From one Lolium rigidum isolate FL_2022 chromosome 4, APGP_CSIRO_Lrig_0.1, whole genome shotgun sequence genomic stretch:
- the LOC124649553 gene encoding phospholipase A1-II 7-like, whose protein sequence is MAPTGNAPVSSPKLGAGSIPVPWEELQGSCSWEGLLDPLDADLRASLIAYGELAEAAYDGFDADEKSPHAGSCMYTQAGLLAASGVSHPEYYTVTKFLQATSEPRGQSPESESTAIGKALFVQQPEKPGRTNWIGYVAVATDDGVKALGRRDIVVAWRGTVNILEYPKDVEFQYKSAAQVLAGDFPDAKVRSGILDVYTTNNPVENHIMPMIVRNSARDQVLAEVRKQVEAYKEEKTSITVTGHSLGASLATLNAVDIVAHGYNVPGSRSEQTPCPVTAILFASPHVGDDNFKSAFASFADLRALHVRNAGDKVPPANENMDVATVVLHIDTDRSPYLNLRPNDDVTRHNLECYLHGLAGDQGDAKDFEMVVDRDVALVNKNADALKDNYPVPANWWVINHKHKVKGVVGRWTFDNIKDV, encoded by the exons ATGGCACCCACCGGGAACGCTCCCGTGTCGTCGCCGAAGCTTGGAGCAGGAAGCATCCCCGTTCCATGGGAAGAGCTCCAGGGCTCCTGCTCGTGGGAAGGGCTCCTGGACCCGCTCGACGCCGACCTCCGTGCCTCCCTCATCGCCTACGGCGAGCTCGCTGAGGCCGCGTACGACGGGTTCGACGCCGACGAGAAGTCGCCGCACGCCGGCTCGTGCATGTACACCCAGGCCGGCCTGCTCGCCGCCTCCGGCGTGTCCCACCCCGAGTACTACACCGTCACCAAGTTCCTGCAAGCGACCTCGGAACCGCGTGGGCAGTCGCCGGAGTCGGAGTCGACGGCGATAGGCAAGGCCTTGTTCGTGCAGCAGCCGGAGAAGCCAGGGCGGACCAACTGGATCGGGTACGTGGCGGTGGCGACGGACGACGGTGTGAAGGCTCTGGGGCGGCGCGACATCGTCGTGGCCTGGCGCGGCACCGTGAACATCCTGGAGTATCCCAAAGACGTGGAGTTCCAGTACAAGTCCGCCGCGCAGGTGCTGGCCGGCGATTTCCCCGACGCAAAGGTCCGCTCTGGCATCCTTGACGTGTACACCACGAACAACCCAGTTGAGAACCATATAATGCCCATGATCGTAAGGAACAGCGCCAGAGATCAG GTGCTGGCGGAAGTAAGGAAACAAGTGGAGGCGTACAAGGAAGAGAAGACCAGCATCACCGTCACCGGCCACAGCCTCGGCGCCTCACTCGCCACCCTCAACGCCGTCGACATTGTGGCCCACGGCTACAACGTCCCCGGCTCCAGATCGGAGCAGACGCCATGCCCGGTGACGGCGATTCTGTTCGCGAGCCCGCACGTCGGGGATGACAACTTTAAGTCCGCCTTCGCCTCCTTCGCTGATCTCCGTGCCCTCCACGTGAGGAACGCCGGCGACAAGGTGCCGCCGGCAAACGAAAACATGGACGTGGCCACCGTGGTTCTGCACATCGACACGGACAGGTCGCCCTACCTCAACCTGCGCCCGAACGATGACGTCACACGCCACAACCTCGAGTGTTACCTGCATGGGCTTGCTGGGGACCAAGGTGATGCCAAGGACTTCGAGATGGTGGTGGACCGGGATGTTGCGCTGGTGAACAAGAACGCCGACGCGCTGAAAGACAACTACCCGGTGCCGGCTAACTGGTGGGTCATTAATCACAAGCACAAGGTCAAGGGTGTCGTTGGCCGCTGGACCTTCGACAACATCAAGGATGTATAA